A single genomic interval of Lathyrus oleraceus cultivar Zhongwan6 chromosome 7, CAAS_Psat_ZW6_1.0, whole genome shotgun sequence harbors:
- the LOC127101079 gene encoding non-specific lipid-transfer protein 1 — MSSSMLLMKVTCLAIMVCMILGLPQTLVALSCGQVEAKLAPCVPYVTGIVGVVPQPCCDGVKAINNQAATKDDRQAACRCIEKAANMLPGLNVDALVGVPDKCGVNLPYNLGPSTDCNKIE; from the exons ATGTCTAGCTCAATGTTGTTGATGAAGGTTACCTGTTTAGCAATAATGGTTTGCATGATTTTAGGTCTACCACAAACTCTTGTTGCTCTCAGTTGTGGCCAAGTTGAAGCAAAATTAGCACCATGTGTCCCGTACGTGACCGGAATCGTAGGTGTTGTCCCACAACCGTGTTGTGATGGCGTTAAGGCTATAAACAACCAAGCCGCAACGAAAGATGATCGTCAAGCTGCCTGTAGGTGTATCGAAAAAGCGGCTAACATGCTGCCCGGACTGAATGTTGATGCTCTTGTTGGCGTCCCTGATAAATGTGGGGTTAACTTGCCTTATAATCTTGGTCCCTCCACTGACTGCAACAA GATTGAGTAA